One Thermosphaera aggregans DNA segment encodes these proteins:
- a CDS encoding V-type ATP synthase subunit D, protein MVALSQLQRIRPTKIELIRLRRQLVLAMKVHKVLRERLTILVNEFLAQLRESIEKRRKINELILPVYNRGAGLLGVYGENVYQLFHRTTPTLTSVLTTENIMGVSTRSIVLRAPGEDKAVYAGLKDFQAQAYELLKAIIELGKAEEAVLALGREIKSTKRRVNALNYIIIPRLSQQIRMLRMKFDEREREEKSRLKRVKNILEKRKKLE, encoded by the coding sequence GTGGTTGCTTTGTCTCAACTTCAGAGAATAAGGCCAACCAAGATAGAGCTCATCAGGCTCCGTAGACAGTTAGTTTTGGCTATGAAGGTTCACAAGGTTTTAAGAGAGCGTTTAACCATTCTAGTCAACGAGTTCCTGGCCCAGCTCCGAGAATCAATTGAAAAAAGGAGGAAGATTAACGAGCTAATTCTCCCAGTTTATAACAGGGGTGCGGGATTGCTCGGTGTTTACGGGGAGAATGTCTATCAACTCTTCCATAGAACCACTCCCACTTTAACAAGCGTCCTCACCACTGAGAACATAATGGGCGTTTCAACAAGGAGCATAGTGCTTAGGGCCCCGGGGGAGGATAAAGCGGTTTACGCAGGACTCAAGGACTTCCAAGCCCAGGCTTACGAGCTGCTTAAAGCTATAATAGAGCTTGGGAAGGCGGAGGAAGCAGTCTTAGCACTGGGCCGGGAGATAAAATCCACTAAGAGACGTGTCAACGCGTTAAACTACATAATAATTCCGAGGCTGAGCCAGCAGATTCGGATGTTAAGGATGAAGTTTGACGAAAGAGAGAGGGAGGAGAAGTCCAGGCTTAAGAGGGTGAAGAATATACTGGAGAAGAGGAAGAAGCTTGAGTGA
- a CDS encoding DUF61 family protein, with protein sequence MSEDQDALTRYLEGELRLVNKHVPYKRKKLCELLGESIPYIVLRDGSIHVFDPEELKRLKQVLGDKACDLTLPIIIEYVPSDQEGFYVVNGALEVEAVSKVLECEEKGGQLILYRPQIIELRRKLRTSTTILIKPGGR encoded by the coding sequence TTGAGTGAGGATCAGGATGCTCTAACAAGGTATCTCGAAGGCGAGCTAAGACTTGTTAACAAGCATGTGCCATATAAAAGGAAAAAACTATGCGAACTACTCGGGGAGTCAATACCGTACATTGTTTTAAGAGATGGCTCCATCCATGTTTTCGACCCTGAGGAGTTGAAGAGGTTGAAGCAGGTTCTAGGGGATAAAGCCTGTGATTTAACCCTCCCGATAATAATAGAATACGTGCCCAGCGATCAAGAAGGATTCTACGTTGTCAACGGCGCCTTAGAGGTTGAAGCCGTCTCCAAGGTTTTAGAGTGTGAGGAAAAAGGAGGGCAGCTGATTCTCTACAGGCCCCAGATCATTGAGCTACGTAGGAAGCTGAGGACATCAACCACAATCTTAATAAAACCTGGCGGTAGATAG
- a CDS encoding V-type ATP synthase subunit E: MGDSWNSLHDTRDYPDRVKKILDLNQHLTEARERIIEEAKKKAELIVREAEKEAEVIVREAEEEWRRRALEEENRILEEARREAALKISEARRLSRLKISQEMSLIIEELFKEAEKELNHLDPSEIEKSLENLLTESLKYVEKPRKIYVSEKDVETMRRILSKLGLGNVEVASVNIKGGLILESETGIIVDNSYESRLKLARRALIPLIRKSLWG; the protein is encoded by the coding sequence ATGGGGGATTCTTGGAATAGTCTTCATGATACTAGGGACTACCCTGATAGGGTGAAGAAGATTTTGGATTTAAACCAGCATTTAACAGAGGCGCGCGAGAGAATTATTGAGGAGGCGAAGAAAAAAGCGGAGTTAATAGTGAGAGAGGCTGAGAAGGAGGCTGAGGTAATCGTTAGGGAAGCAGAGGAGGAGTGGAGGAGAAGAGCTTTAGAAGAGGAAAATAGGATCCTGGAGGAGGCTAGGAGGGAGGCCGCGCTTAAAATATCCGAGGCTCGGAGGCTTTCAAGGCTAAAGATCTCTCAAGAAATGTCCCTCATTATTGAAGAATTATTCAAGGAGGCTGAGAAAGAGCTGAACCATCTCGACCCTTCGGAAATTGAAAAATCCCTTGAGAATCTGCTGACGGAATCGCTGAAGTACGTTGAGAAACCCAGAAAAATCTACGTTTCAGAAAAAGATGTGGAAACCATGCGTCGAATTCTAAGCAAGCTGGGACTGGGAAACGTTGAAGTAGCCTCTGTTAACATAAAGGGAGGTTTAATCCTTGAGTCGGAAACCGGTATCATAGTAGATAACAGCTATGAGTCAAGGCTGAAGCTTGCTAGAAGAGCACTAATACCGCTCATACGTAAAAGCCTTTGGGGTTGA
- a CDS encoding NUDIX hydrolase: MVLKPVKLSEELLFKGLRFQVVRRSYAKSEGEVFRRDVVLFPEAVVVLPFIDGERIILIKQFRPSIEDYIVEVPAGVIDSGETPEEAARRELEEEIGYIPGELTLLGEYYPTPGYSTEKMYFYLARNLRYVGAKPEKYEIIEPFTVTLKEAYSMVEENVLKDMKTVLALLLYSFKHSIER, from the coding sequence ATGGTTTTGAAGCCTGTTAAACTCAGTGAGGAGCTGTTGTTTAAAGGTTTAAGATTCCAGGTTGTCAGGAGAAGCTACGCGAAAAGCGAGGGCGAGGTTTTCCGTAGAGATGTCGTATTGTTTCCTGAAGCAGTAGTTGTCCTACCCTTTATCGATGGTGAGAGAATTATCCTGATAAAGCAGTTTCGGCCGTCAATAGAGGACTATATAGTAGAGGTTCCAGCTGGAGTCATAGATAGTGGTGAAACCCCTGAGGAGGCTGCCAGGAGGGAGCTTGAGGAGGAGATAGGCTACATACCCGGTGAGCTAACACTGCTCGGGGAGTACTACCCTACCCCTGGATATAGTACTGAGAAAATGTACTTTTACCTTGCGAGAAATCTCCGATACGTGGGCGCGAAGCCTGAGAAGTACGAGATTATTGAGCCTTTCACAGTAACCCTTAAAGAAGCCTACTCAATGGTGGAGGAGAACGTGTTAAAGGATATGAAAACAGTGCTAGCCTTGCTTTTATACAGTTTTAAACATAGTATAGAGAGGTAA
- a CDS encoding V-type ATP synthase subunit I, with translation MKALLSKPARMVKVRVGGFKEKKDDLYRFLESIGVLDLREVKEAREIVEKLEKARKLHDSIVKILGKGDVKSIDASLTAYEYSTLSLDKVEEDVRRIEEEVFSIEYRVKSLEASLSYLLELNKLAGLLPEDLETSWLSFKGKHLTSIAVIGKAPSVSEFLNKYSGVKTIYKTLVDEEEVAILVFPSIDYNEYVKELSRIGVRHIPSEVLDAVKDCRTIGELRRTLPSIIEQKTAEINSLKEELKKSVGKYVEILGKYLLFLDNTVSSSRVIVATSELKHFVFVEGWVPEKYLDKVLKEIRESSLTAFLEVEKPRKGVDTPPSLMENPKPLKPFEIITKLYGTPSYWEIDPTPLVAYSFAFFFALMNSDVGYGLAGIFAILLFLDKLVDDPSSENYRKFKQVLLISNGLSIIAGALAGAFFGDLLPVFFKIQTPVLMAFFTSPIELIKLSLIIGLVHVNVAHVFAISKFINERRKADLLNEMGLLLSELFGIPYILLVFFNYEVPILGSLGSDTLLYLTLISIAVLVAANYLLMKGMGLFMWIFQITGILGDVLSYVRLAGVGLATYYMSMTFNTMVSLLSGWFSTMIPPIGFYLGLLVAVPLLIVVHLMVLILSILGAFIHSLRLCILEFLSKFYTGDGRDYSPLRIIESRRIVIK, from the coding sequence ATGAAGGCGTTGCTAAGCAAGCCCGCGAGAATGGTTAAAGTAAGAGTTGGAGGGTTTAAAGAGAAAAAGGATGATCTATACCGCTTCCTGGAGTCAATAGGTGTTCTCGATCTTAGAGAAGTGAAAGAAGCCAGGGAAATCGTTGAGAAGTTGGAGAAGGCTAGGAAGCTCCACGACTCCATAGTGAAAATCCTGGGAAAAGGTGATGTTAAATCCATAGATGCATCATTAACTGCTTACGAGTACTCAACCCTGAGTTTGGACAAGGTTGAGGAAGATGTTAGAAGAATTGAGGAAGAAGTATTCAGCATAGAGTACAGGGTGAAGAGTCTCGAGGCATCTCTCTCTTACCTATTGGAGCTTAATAAGCTGGCAGGGCTTCTCCCAGAGGATCTTGAAACCTCCTGGTTAAGCTTTAAAGGGAAACACTTAACCTCCATAGCAGTAATAGGTAAAGCCCCCTCTGTCAGCGAGTTCCTGAACAAGTACAGCGGGGTTAAAACTATTTATAAAACCTTGGTAGATGAAGAGGAGGTTGCAATACTGGTTTTCCCAAGCATTGATTACAACGAGTATGTTAAAGAATTATCCAGGATAGGGGTTAGACATATACCGTCAGAAGTTCTAGACGCTGTTAAAGATTGTAGAACAATAGGCGAGTTGCGGAGAACCCTACCAAGCATTATTGAGCAAAAAACTGCTGAAATAAACTCCTTAAAAGAGGAGTTGAAAAAGAGTGTTGGAAAATATGTTGAAATCCTTGGAAAGTACCTGCTCTTCTTAGACAACACGGTGTCGAGCTCTCGAGTAATTGTTGCGACATCCGAGCTCAAGCACTTCGTGTTCGTTGAGGGATGGGTGCCTGAGAAGTATTTGGACAAGGTTTTAAAAGAAATCAGGGAAAGCTCCCTTACAGCTTTTTTAGAAGTTGAAAAACCGAGGAAAGGCGTGGATACTCCTCCATCGTTAATGGAGAATCCGAAGCCGTTGAAGCCTTTCGAGATAATAACCAAACTCTACGGCACCCCGTCTTACTGGGAGATTGATCCTACACCATTGGTAGCTTATTCCTTCGCATTCTTCTTCGCCCTCATGAACAGTGATGTGGGATACGGGTTAGCAGGGATCTTCGCCATACTTCTCTTCCTCGACAAGCTTGTGGACGATCCTTCAAGCGAGAACTATAGAAAGTTTAAACAGGTATTGCTGATAAGCAATGGACTATCCATCATCGCCGGCGCATTAGCAGGCGCCTTCTTCGGAGACCTGCTACCAGTATTCTTTAAAATCCAAACACCCGTGTTAATGGCATTCTTCACATCTCCCATAGAGCTGATCAAGCTGTCGCTGATTATAGGGCTAGTACATGTGAATGTTGCACACGTCTTCGCCATCTCAAAGTTCATCAATGAGAGGAGGAAGGCGGATTTACTGAACGAGATGGGTCTATTGTTATCCGAATTGTTCGGTATCCCCTACATACTGCTTGTATTCTTCAACTACGAAGTACCGATTCTAGGGAGTCTCGGAAGCGATACACTCTTGTATTTAACATTGATCAGTATCGCTGTGCTGGTTGCGGCAAACTATTTACTCATGAAAGGGATGGGCCTCTTTATGTGGATTTTCCAGATAACAGGGATTCTTGGAGACGTGTTAAGCTACGTCAGGCTGGCGGGGGTTGGGCTGGCAACATACTACATGTCCATGACTTTCAACACCATGGTTAGCCTGCTGAGCGGGTGGTTCTCCACTATGATTCCGCCGATCGGGTTCTACCTTGGCCTCCTGGTTGCAGTCCCGTTGCTCATTGTTGTCCACTTAATGGTTCTGATACTCTCGATTCTAGGCGCCTTCATCCATTCGCTGAGGCTCTGCATTCTAGAATTCTTGTCCAAGTTCTACACGGGAGACGGGAGGGACTACTCGCCTCTGAGGATAATTGAGTCCCGGAGAATAGTGATCAAGTAG
- a CDS encoding ATPase, with product MDPLAMGIGYFAAALPLVGGVLGSSRGMQYAASVGASVLAEEPTQFRNVLTLAALPMTQTFYGLIQMIYLILIYAPIRDGTIELSKALALLGLGFVGFMAEAISAWAQGVVCASGIAELPRTKGANFVNTVILAAYVELWGILGIVFMILGTTLIG from the coding sequence TTGGATCCGCTAGCAATGGGTATAGGTTACTTCGCCGCTGCTCTCCCTCTGGTTGGAGGCGTTTTAGGATCGAGCAGGGGAATGCAGTACGCGGCCAGCGTAGGTGCTTCTGTCCTAGCTGAAGAGCCCACCCAGTTTAGAAACGTGTTAACGCTTGCAGCTCTCCCAATGACCCAAACATTCTATGGGCTTATTCAAATGATATACTTAATCCTGATATATGCTCCAATAAGGGATGGAACCATTGAGCTCTCCAAGGCGCTAGCCCTCCTTGGACTAGGCTTCGTCGGATTCATGGCGGAGGCCATATCCGCATGGGCTCAGGGAGTTGTCTGTGCCAGCGGCATAGCTGAGCTACCGAGGACGAAGGGTGCTAACTTCGTGAATACTGTCATCCTCGCAGCCTATGTGGAATTATGGGGGATTCTTGGAATAGTCTTCATGATACTAGGGACTACCCTGATAGGGTGA
- a CDS encoding TIM barrel protein: MPHYRYGPAGKPITMKSSDLLKAPAFLREMGLSAMEYEAVRGVNIKEEKARAFGEEARNRNVLLSLHAPYFLNLAGKKSTVEASIQRLKESVAAAHWMGAYVVVFHPGYYKDAPSRREAVRKVIENLKQVVEYRSEIGAHGVWLGPETTGRTSQVGDLDETILIAQSLEKVRPVVDFAHLYARLSGRFITKIDDVLKVIEKIESSLGTEVLKPLHIHFSKIEFGKGGEKEHHTLDEEKYGPDFRTVCKGLCEAGVDAVIISESPVLEQDALKMKAQCLEVCGDKCIVD, translated from the coding sequence TTGCCCCATTACCGCTACGGTCCCGCGGGCAAGCCTATAACGATGAAGTCCTCGGACCTGTTGAAAGCCCCAGCCTTCCTCAGGGAGATGGGCTTGAGCGCTATGGAGTACGAGGCTGTTAGAGGCGTGAACATCAAGGAGGAGAAAGCCCGGGCTTTCGGCGAGGAAGCCAGGAACAGGAATGTTCTACTAAGCCTGCACGCACCATACTTCCTCAACCTTGCAGGCAAGAAGTCAACTGTTGAAGCCAGCATTCAGAGGTTGAAGGAATCAGTGGCTGCGGCGCACTGGATGGGGGCTTACGTAGTGGTTTTCCACCCAGGATACTACAAGGACGCTCCCTCCCGCCGGGAGGCTGTTAGAAAAGTGATTGAAAACCTCAAGCAAGTGGTAGAGTATAGGAGCGAAATAGGTGCTCACGGAGTATGGCTCGGCCCCGAGACAACTGGGAGGACATCCCAGGTTGGAGACCTTGATGAAACAATACTGATAGCGCAGAGCTTGGAGAAGGTTAGGCCAGTGGTTGATTTCGCACACTTATATGCGAGGCTTTCCGGCAGGTTTATCACTAAAATAGATGATGTTTTGAAAGTTATTGAGAAGATAGAATCATCGCTTGGAACAGAAGTGTTGAAACCCCTGCACATACACTTCTCCAAGATAGAGTTCGGGAAGGGAGGGGAGAAAGAGCATCACACGCTTGACGAGGAGAAGTATGGTCCAGACTTCAGAACAGTCTGCAAAGGTCTTTGCGAGGCCGGGGTTGACGCAGTTATCATTAGCGAGAGCCCAGTTCTAGAGCAGGATGCTTTAAAAATGAAGGCGCAGTGCTTAGAAGTATGCGGTGATAAATGCATTGTTGACTAA
- a CDS encoding V-type ATP synthase subunit A, producing the protein MCLLKVFGLEKKGVIFRVSGPLVIAENVKGVGVYEVVEVGEEKLIGEVIGVEQDRAVIQVYEDTTGLKVGEPVYLTGQPLSAELGPGLITSIFDGIQRPLPVIQELAGIFVRKGVKASPLPRDKKWDFKPLVKPGDKVGPGDFIGVVKETELISHYIMVPLEARGVVEWVAGEGSYTIEEPVAKINGFEVKMYQKWPVRKPRPFKEKLDSKEPLITGLRVIDFFFPIGKGGKAAIPGGFGTGKTVTLQGLTKRSEADVTIYIGCGERGNEMADALHSFIKLTDFRTGRPLMERSVFIANTSNMPVAAREASVFMGVTIGEYYRDMGYNVLLVADSTSRWAEAMREISGRLEELPGEEGFPAYLGSRLASFYERSGLVKTIGEPSRTGSLTIIGAVSPPGADFSEPVTQATLRVVRALYALDVGLAYRRHYPSINWLTSYSLYVDHVKEWWSKQGEEYGLLREKLMSILQKEAELEELVRLVGTEALPAEDKLTLEVARMVREDFLQQDAFSPVDAFSPPSKTLYMAKVISLFHDYAFDALKKGVGLEKILTMKVKEKIARMKDIPVFDYEKAFQEIMDEIKKEFELLLQEVG; encoded by the coding sequence ATGTGCTTGCTTAAGGTGTTTGGTTTGGAGAAGAAGGGAGTGATTTTCCGGGTATCTGGCCCCCTTGTTATAGCTGAAAACGTCAAAGGCGTGGGAGTTTACGAGGTAGTGGAGGTTGGAGAGGAGAAGCTAATAGGCGAGGTCATAGGGGTTGAACAGGACAGGGCTGTAATACAGGTCTACGAGGATACAACTGGTTTAAAAGTTGGGGAGCCTGTCTACCTCACAGGGCAACCCCTGTCCGCTGAGCTGGGACCGGGGCTGATAACGTCGATCTTCGATGGTATTCAAAGACCCCTCCCAGTTATCCAGGAGCTTGCCGGGATCTTCGTTAGAAAAGGAGTTAAAGCAAGCCCTCTTCCCAGGGATAAGAAATGGGATTTCAAACCATTAGTGAAGCCTGGTGACAAGGTTGGCCCAGGAGACTTCATAGGAGTTGTGAAAGAAACCGAGCTGATTTCTCATTACATCATGGTTCCTTTAGAAGCTAGAGGAGTAGTTGAATGGGTGGCTGGGGAAGGCTCATACACTATTGAAGAACCGGTGGCTAAAATCAATGGTTTTGAAGTGAAAATGTATCAGAAATGGCCTGTTAGAAAGCCCAGGCCTTTCAAAGAGAAGCTCGACTCGAAGGAGCCCCTTATAACCGGGCTCAGGGTTATCGACTTCTTCTTCCCGATCGGGAAAGGTGGAAAGGCCGCGATACCAGGGGGTTTCGGCACGGGGAAAACCGTGACCCTTCAGGGGCTGACGAAGCGTAGTGAAGCAGACGTGACCATCTATATTGGATGCGGGGAGAGAGGAAACGAGATGGCTGATGCACTCCACAGTTTCATCAAGCTGACTGATTTCAGAACCGGGAGGCCCTTAATGGAGAGAAGCGTGTTCATCGCTAACACTAGTAACATGCCCGTGGCGGCTAGAGAAGCAAGCGTGTTCATGGGTGTTACAATTGGAGAGTATTACAGGGATATGGGCTACAATGTCCTACTGGTAGCCGACTCTACAAGTAGATGGGCTGAAGCGATGAGAGAGATTAGTGGAAGACTTGAGGAGCTACCAGGTGAGGAGGGGTTCCCAGCCTACCTTGGATCCAGGCTCGCATCATTCTACGAGAGAAGCGGGCTGGTGAAAACCATTGGAGAACCGTCTAGAACTGGGAGCTTAACCATTATCGGCGCGGTTTCACCCCCTGGCGCTGACTTCAGCGAACCCGTCACCCAAGCCACGCTGAGAGTGGTAAGGGCTCTCTACGCGCTCGACGTCGGCCTGGCTTACCGTAGACACTACCCATCCATAAACTGGCTGACAAGCTACAGTCTCTATGTGGATCATGTTAAAGAATGGTGGAGTAAGCAGGGAGAGGAGTATGGATTGCTAAGGGAGAAGCTGATGAGTATTCTCCAGAAGGAGGCTGAACTGGAGGAGTTGGTTCGATTGGTTGGCACTGAGGCGTTGCCAGCAGAGGATAAGCTTACATTAGAGGTTGCGCGCATGGTGAGGGAGGATTTTCTCCAGCAGGATGCGTTCAGCCCTGTTGATGCTTTCTCGCCCCCGTCGAAGACTCTATACATGGCTAAAGTAATCAGCTTGTTCCACGACTACGCCTTCGACGCTTTGAAGAAGGGGGTTGGGCTGGAAAAAATCCTAACTATGAAAGTCAAGGAGAAAATTGCGAGAATGAAGGACATCCCTGTTTTCGACTATGAGAAAGCCTTCCAGGAGATTATGGATGAGATTAAGAAAGAATTCGAGCTACTTCTACAGGAGGTGGGGTAG
- a CDS encoding CBS domain-containing protein has product MRRRKGLPVRASDVMSTPPVTAEETMPIEEVAKKMFENDVSSVMVVDNTGRLVGIVTEKDVVGAVAIGRIGSNLPVARFMKENPITVGPDTPLDEVLEKMRRFNIRHLPVVDKDGKPVGMVSQRDLLDVVLTLLKIIS; this is encoded by the coding sequence ATGCGGAGGAGGAAAGGTCTACCTGTAAGGGCTTCTGACGTCATGTCGACGCCGCCGGTCACTGCTGAGGAAACCATGCCTATTGAAGAAGTTGCTAAGAAAATGTTTGAGAATGATGTTTCAAGCGTAATGGTGGTCGACAATACTGGAAGGCTTGTCGGGATAGTGACGGAGAAGGATGTGGTCGGTGCTGTTGCGATAGGTAGGATTGGAAGCAACCTCCCTGTTGCAAGGTTTATGAAGGAAAACCCTATCACTGTTGGCCCGGATACCCCGCTGGATGAAGTCTTAGAGAAGATGAGGCGTTTCAACATACGCCACCTGCCCGTAGTAGATAAGGATGGGAAGCCTGTTGGCATGGTGTCCCAGAGAGACCTGCTCGACGTTGTGCTCACATTGTTGAAGATAATCTCCTAA
- a CDS encoding MBL fold metallo-hydrolase, producing MKVAVIIDDKSTSDVVRARHGLSLLFEKEGFTILFDMGPDEESLKENMRVLGIDASRIDVAVISHPHSDHYGGFKHLSWENPYIKVYIPYGTMDSLGRMLRSHDMIPVEVTKTTQLARDILVAGPFYGPLVEQYLVFNMGDELLIATGCLHPGVETLEKVASSLGRRIGVLMGGLHLRNAPEEVVKRTLDYVVSELGVAKLVPLHCTGRRALEYLREKYGNVLVEAGAGSVIEF from the coding sequence ATGAAGGTAGCAGTTATCATAGATGACAAATCCACTAGTGATGTGGTCAGGGCCAGGCACGGTTTATCGTTGCTGTTTGAGAAAGAAGGGTTCACTATTTTATTCGACATGGGCCCTGATGAGGAGTCGCTTAAGGAGAATATGAGAGTCTTGGGAATAGATGCTTCAAGAATCGATGTAGCAGTAATATCCCATCCGCATTCTGACCACTACGGGGGTTTCAAACACCTTTCCTGGGAAAACCCTTACATCAAGGTTTACATCCCATACGGCACGATGGATTCGCTGGGCAGGATGCTCCGTTCTCACGACATGATCCCTGTCGAGGTTACTAAGACCACGCAGTTAGCAAGGGATATTCTAGTTGCTGGTCCTTTTTACGGACCGCTAGTGGAGCAGTATCTTGTTTTCAACATGGGGGATGAGTTGCTGATTGCAACAGGTTGCCTACACCCTGGTGTGGAGACCCTTGAAAAAGTGGCATCATCCCTGGGGAGGAGGATTGGAGTGCTGATGGGTGGGCTCCACCTCCGCAACGCCCCCGAGGAAGTTGTGAAAAGAACTCTAGACTATGTTGTTAGTGAACTAGGGGTTGCTAAGCTGGTTCCGTTGCACTGCACAGGGAGGAGGGCCTTAGAGTATCTCAGGGAGAAATACGGCAATGTCCTGGTTGAGGCTGGGGCAGGATCTGTTATTGAGTTTTAA
- a CDS encoding diphthine--ammonia ligase produces the protein MFLNIAVLFTGGKDSVFAVHKLKDEGFNVKVLISIIPSYEYSMLYHKPHPQVLMLQAYSMGIPLETATVVDPGREEVVLDEVLSRCVRRYGISGLASGAVLSRFQRERFEKIAFKHGLEAIHPNWGVDQKTYLRTLIGYGVRFIIQSITTMGLPHSMLGRVLSAEDVEKILVLSEKYGFNPSFEGGEAETVVVDAPLFKYRLRCEGSIEERSEYEAFFNIKKCCLIPKN, from the coding sequence GTGTTTTTGAACATTGCAGTGTTGTTTACCGGGGGAAAGGATTCTGTTTTCGCGGTGCACAAGCTGAAGGATGAAGGCTTCAACGTGAAGGTGTTGATCAGCATCATACCGTCTTACGAGTACTCAATGCTGTACCACAAGCCCCACCCACAGGTGTTAATGTTGCAGGCTTATTCGATGGGAATCCCTCTTGAGACAGCCACTGTTGTTGACCCGGGGAGGGAAGAGGTTGTTCTAGACGAAGTCTTATCAAGGTGTGTCAGGAGGTACGGGATCTCCGGCCTTGCATCCGGGGCTGTTCTAAGCAGGTTTCAAAGAGAAAGGTTTGAGAAAATAGCTTTTAAACACGGGCTTGAAGCAATTCACCCGAACTGGGGTGTTGACCAGAAAACCTATCTCCGCACACTAATCGGCTACGGGGTAAGGTTCATAATACAGTCTATAACAACCATGGGCCTCCCCCACAGCATGCTGGGGAGGGTCTTATCAGCAGAGGATGTTGAGAAGATACTGGTTTTATCAGAGAAATACGGTTTCAACCCTTCTTTCGAGGGGGGTGAAGCCGAGACTGTGGTGGTGGATGCGCCACTGTTCAAATACAGGCTCAGGTGCGAGGGTAGTATTGAGGAGAGATCAGAGTATGAAGCTTTTTTCAATATTAAAAAATGTTGCTTAATCCCTAAGAATTAA
- a CDS encoding V-type ATP synthase subunit B has protein sequence MSLNLVIRESRRLHRAQGSLLFVETIPGVSYGELVEISLPNGEVKLGQVIDVGKTATVIQVFGGVSDIDLQKTTVRYRGEVLRVPVSIDMLGRILDGFGRPIDGGGEIVPEEYFDINGYPLNPSARLPPNEFIETGISAIDGLFSIVRGQKLPIFSGSGLPHNRVAAQIVRQARVLGKEERFAVVFAAIGVPYDDAMFFIESFRKSGAMERTVALINTANSPVIERIATPRFALSIAEHLAWNYDMHVLVVMTDMTFYCEALRELSAAREEVPGRRGYPGYMYTDLATIYERAGRASNRKGSITQFPILTMPDDDITHPIPDLTGYITEGQIVFSRGMWLKGVYPPIDPLMSLSRLMKDGIGPGKTREDHHEVFMQLIGSYAEAVRLRELSVIVGSEALSSRDKKFLEFADRFERRFIGQGEFERRSIEQTLDIAWELLAILPEEELKKVRVEHIKKYHPKYKGLEKTGSQTA, from the coding sequence TTGAGCCTAAACCTGGTTATTAGGGAGAGCCGCAGGCTCCATAGAGCCCAGGGAAGCCTGCTTTTCGTTGAAACCATCCCCGGGGTCTCCTACGGCGAGCTGGTTGAGATCTCGCTGCCGAACGGGGAGGTTAAGCTTGGGCAGGTAATAGATGTCGGGAAAACAGCAACGGTCATACAGGTGTTCGGCGGGGTTTCAGACATTGACCTGCAGAAAACCACTGTGAGATACAGGGGCGAGGTCCTAAGGGTTCCTGTTTCCATAGACATGCTTGGAAGGATTTTGGATGGTTTCGGCAGACCTATTGACGGCGGAGGGGAAATAGTCCCGGAGGAATACTTTGATATTAACGGCTACCCGCTTAATCCTTCAGCCAGGCTACCGCCGAACGAGTTTATTGAGACAGGGATCTCTGCTATAGATGGATTGTTCAGCATTGTGAGAGGGCAGAAGCTCCCTATCTTCAGCGGGTCGGGACTTCCCCATAACAGGGTGGCTGCGCAAATAGTTAGGCAGGCAAGGGTTTTGGGGAAAGAGGAGAGGTTCGCAGTTGTCTTTGCAGCGATCGGCGTCCCGTACGATGACGCCATGTTCTTCATAGAAAGCTTCAGGAAATCCGGGGCCATGGAGAGAACTGTGGCATTGATAAACACCGCTAACTCCCCCGTCATAGAGAGGATTGCCACACCGCGCTTCGCACTGTCAATCGCCGAACACCTAGCCTGGAACTACGACATGCACGTGCTCGTGGTGATGACCGATATGACCTTCTACTGTGAAGCCTTGAGAGAGCTCAGCGCGGCAAGGGAAGAGGTACCCGGAAGAAGAGGGTACCCGGGTTACATGTACACGGACCTAGCCACCATATATGAGAGAGCTGGGAGGGCTTCAAACAGAAAGGGCAGTATCACCCAGTTCCCCATTCTAACAATGCCCGACGACGATATAACCCACCCCATACCCGACCTCACCGGCTATATTACAGAGGGGCAGATAGTGTTCTCTCGCGGAATGTGGCTTAAGGGAGTGTACCCGCCCATAGATCCGTTGATGAGTCTTTCAAGATTGATGAAGGATGGGATCGGGCCAGGTAAGACTAGAGAGGATCATCACGAAGTATTCATGCAATTGATCGGCTCATACGCGGAGGCTGTGAGGCTTAGGGAGCTCTCGGTTATCGTGGGCTCAGAGGCGTTGAGTTCCAGGGATAAAAAGTTCCTCGAGTTTGCTGACAGGTTTGAAAGAAGATTTATCGGGCAGGGAGAGTTCGAGAGGAGGAGTATAGAGCAAACGCTTGACATAGCGTGGGAATTACTAGCAATCCTTCCAGAAGAGGAGTTGAAGAAGGTTAGGGTAGAGCATATTAAGAAGTATCATCCAAAATACAAGGGGCTTGAAAAAACAGGCTCCCAGACCGCTTGA